The window TGTTCCTATAATTAAGTCAAACTTACCATAAATATCTATATAATCTTTAGAATCATATGAATAATTTATAATTTCATTCGGAAAGTCTTTCTTGAATTCAGGTAATTCATCAATATAATGAGCAACAAATTCTATTTCATATTTATCTTTATATCTCACTAAAAATTCCCTATATAAAGACATTATGTATTCGTATGTTTCTGCCGAAACATTGTTATTTTTTACAGCTTTATTGGTAGCATACATTATACCTACCTTCTTTACTTCTTTTACTTCCCTTTCTTTTTTAGCAGATAAAAGTGCTGGACAAGGGATATATCTAGCATCTAAACCTTCTAACCCATTTTGTGTTGTATGATCTCTCACAGTTATGACTTTAGATTTTCTAAAAATTTCTCTTTCTAGGTCGCTAAAAGATTTATCTTCAAATTTAAATTCTCCACCTGTTCCTATCCCTAAAAATATTGCAGGGATATTATAATCTTTTGCATATTTATATAAGCTTTCCACTCTTCTACCTCTCCACTCTGGAGATCCAGCAAAAACAATTAAATCCGCAAACGAAAGATCCATCCCGTCTTTTACAGAGTTATCCAAAAACTTTTCAATAACTTCCCCGCCCAATAATTTGTCTGTTGCTTTTACAACATCATATTTTCTGGCTCTTCTCGTCTGTGGATTCCTGTTGTAAATTACAGGATTAAAATCTCCAAAATATTCTTTCAGTAAATTTATAGCTCCCATTAATATAAATTCATCACCTGGATTCCACTGTCTTGTTGTTGAAAATACTATGTTCATAATTTTAAACCCCTCCAAAATTTTATATTTTAAATTCAAATCTGTTTATATCTGCCTCTTCACCCTCTATAAAATTGGGATCAGAATAAATTATACTTACCTTGTCTGAATTCGGACCCCACACTAGACTGTTGTGTTCTCTGGTTCCTTCATCACTTCTATACACAGTGATCATATTCTTATCTAGTGCAACGCCTAGATGAACTATTGAGGTATCCGTTGTAATTATAAGATCTGAATATTTTAGGATAGCCGCCGAGTCCATTATATCTATTGCCTCCTCACAAAGGTAAACTCTTTCGCCAAGTTCTTTTACAAATATTTCTATCTCTTTTTTCTTATCTGGTGAAAAAATAAAAGTTAATGCACTTTCCGAATCACTCAAAACTTTTCTTCCTATTTCCAGTATTTTTTCTGTATTAAAGGTCCTATACTTACTGGCTCCATATGGATTTAATGCCACTAATTTTTTTTGTGGTATATTTTTTCTGAAGTTTTCCCCCATTTTATCTTGTTCAATCGTAAGATAAATATCATAAGATATATCTGCATTATTTATATTAAATAATTCCAAAACTTTAGAATATCTATTTGTTATATGTTTTTTTTCCTCCTTGTAATCGAGGCTTACATCGAAAATATTCCAGCCATTTTTATTTATGCCTATATTTTGTTTGGCTCCACAGAGACTAATAAACATCATTTGTTTTACTCTAAGGATTTCAGAAAAATCTATCAAAAGGTCATAGTTCTCTTCTTTTATTTTCTTAGCCAGACTCTTAATTTTTTTACTATTCTTATCATATTCATATATTTTATCCACATTAGGATTATTCTCTATTACTTGTCTATTGGCACCACGAGCGACTACACCGATTTCAATATCAGGGTATACTTTTTTTATTTCTCGAAACATAAAAGTATTAATGATCATATCCCCTATTTTCCCATCATATCTCAAAAACAATATTTTCTTTACTTTATCCATATCTATATTTTCAATTTTATTGTCCTTACGATCCCAAAAATATCTTCCTATGGCCAGTCTTTTAGGCCTAAACCAATCTTGTAAAACTCGATTAATTTTACTTAACATAATCAACCCCTAATAATTTAAATATTAATAAATATAGTTACTCTCTAAACTTATTCTTCTTCAATAAGGTTTATTACATAACGGTACCACTTATCATTTTTTAAAGTTTTTTTCAGCCTTCTTAAAGCTTCATTTTTATCTCTCTTTAGAAGTTTTTCTTTTCTGTAGTCTTCTAAATCTATTGCAAATATTTCGCCATCTGAAAAAATAAAGTTGCTTGTATTAAAATCTCCAAAATATATATTTGAATTCAGTATTCTTACAATTATATTTAGAAACTCCTTTACAACCTCATCATCATAGCCATTTTCATCAAAATATTTAGATAATATAACACCCTCAATCTTTTTTGTAATGACCTCATACTTATTTGAAGATACGATTTGAGGCACTTTTACTCCTATTTTCCTTAATTCTTCTGAGATATATCTAAAATTTTCTCCAGGATATCTTCTAAATCGTAAAAAGAATTTTAATCTATTTTCAAATTTAGGATAAAATCTTTTTACGAAAACATTTTTTTCCGTATCAAAAAAAACTTTACACCTTTTATGGTCAACAATTATTTCCATTTTTTACCTCTCAAAGTTTTTTATTTCAAGTGGTGCACTTTATTTGATGATATAGCATTTTTATAAAAATTCTTACTTTATATATATTATCATAAAAACCTCTCTTTTTTAAAATTTATTTGTTATTTTCAGTCTACTATAAAGTATAGTATTTTA is drawn from Ilyobacter polytropus DSM 2926 and contains these coding sequences:
- a CDS encoding polysaccharide pyruvyl transferase family protein, producing MNIVFSTTRQWNPGDEFILMGAINLLKEYFGDFNPVIYNRNPQTRRARKYDVVKATDKLLGGEVIEKFLDNSVKDGMDLSFADLIVFAGSPEWRGRRVESLYKYAKDYNIPAIFLGIGTGGEFKFEDKSFSDLEREIFRKSKVITVRDHTTQNGLEGLDARYIPCPALLSAKKEREVKEVKKVGIMYATNKAVKNNNVSAETYEYIMSLYREFLVRYKDKYEIEFVAHYIDELPEFKKDFPNEIINYSYDSKDYIDIYGKFDLIIGTRVHGVGISASQGIPGIMLAHDFRADTVKGFKGELVKIGEDENVFFDTIDKLILEIENKSKDLITHKWCYDGLVDSLALKNI
- a CDS encoding glycosyltransferase family 9 protein, with the protein product MLSKINRVLQDWFRPKRLAIGRYFWDRKDNKIENIDMDKVKKILFLRYDGKIGDMIINTFMFREIKKVYPDIEIGVVARGANRQVIENNPNVDKIYEYDKNSKKIKSLAKKIKEENYDLLIDFSEILRVKQMMFISLCGAKQNIGINKNGWNIFDVSLDYKEEKKHITNRYSKVLELFNINNADISYDIYLTIEQDKMGENFRKNIPQKKLVALNPYGASKYRTFNTEKILEIGRKVLSDSESALTFIFSPDKKKEIEIFVKELGERVYLCEEAIDIMDSAAILKYSDLIITTDTSIVHLGVALDKNMITVYRSDEGTREHNSLVWGPNSDKVSIIYSDPNFIEGEEADINRFEFKI
- a CDS encoding RIO1 family regulatory kinase/ATPase, which translates into the protein MEIIVDHKRCKVFFDTEKNVFVKRFYPKFENRLKFFLRFRRYPGENFRYISEELRKIGVKVPQIVSSNKYEVITKKIEGVILSKYFDENGYDDEVVKEFLNIIVRILNSNIYFGDFNTSNFIFSDGEIFAIDLEDYRKEKLLKRDKNEALRRLKKTLKNDKWYRYVINLIEEE